One genomic window of Cygnus olor isolate bCygOlo1 chromosome 3, bCygOlo1.pri.v2, whole genome shotgun sequence includes the following:
- the LOC121068070 gene encoding gamma-aminobutyric acid receptor subunit rho-1 isoform X1, whose product MLTVHKMHFSIFLLLWGWVLSTECRVHRQGKEIHEAYKKGSRPQRQRREAHGEAHKQGSSPILKRSPDITKSPLTKSEQLLRIDDHDFSMRPGFGGPAIPVGVDVQVESLDSISEVDMDFTMTLYLRHYWKDERLSFPSTNNQSMTFDGRLVKKIWVPDMFFVHSKRSFIHDTTTDNVMLRVQPDGKVLYSLRVTVTAMCNMDFSRFPLDTQTCSLEIESYAYTEDDLMLYWKNGNDSLKTDERISLSQFLIQEFHTTTKLAFYSSTGWYNRLYINFTLRRHIFFFLLQTYFPATLMVMLSWVSFWIDRRAVPARVPLGITTVLTMSTIITGVNASMPRVSYIKAVDIYLWVSFVFVFLSVLEYAAVNYLTTVQERKERKLRDKLPCTCSLPQPRPMMMDGSYNDGDVSELGHYVSENGDKQDRMMVQLALGSERGSGRRKNQRYVSMRIDTHAIDKYSRIIFPGAYILFNLIYWSIFS is encoded by the exons CCGGCCCCAGCGGCAGAGACGGGAAGCCCATGGCGAGGCGCACAAGCAGGGCAG TAGCCCAATCCTGAAACGAAGCCCTGACATCACCAAATCTCCACTGACGAAGTCAGAACAGCTGCTGAGAATAGATGACCATGACTTCAGCATGAGACCAGGTTTTGGAG gccCTGCAATTCCTGTTGGGGTGGATGTCCAAGTTGAAAGTCTGGACAGCATTTCTGAGGTGGATATG GACTTCACCATGACACTTTACCTGAGACACTACTGGAAAGACGAGAGGCTGTCCTTCCCCAGCACCAACAACCAAAGCATGACGTTTGACGGCCGGCTGGTGAAGAAGATCTGGGTCCCTGACATGTTCTTTGTGCACTCCAAGCGCTCCTTCATCCACGACACCACCACAGACAACGTCATGCTGCGAGTCCAGCCAGATGGGAAGGTACTTTATAGCCTCAG AGTTACAGTAACAGCAATGTGCAACATGGATTTTAGCCGCTTTCCCCTGGACACACAGACATGTTCCCTGGAGATTGAAAGCT ATGCCTACACCGAAGATGACCTCATGCTCTACTGGAAGAATGGGAATGATTCCCTAAAAACAGATGAGAGGATATCTCTGTCCCAGTTCCTGATCCAGGAGTTTCACACCACCACAAAGCTCGCCTTTTACAGCAGCACAG GATGGTACAATCGCCTCTACATCAACTTCACCTTGCGCCGGcacatcttcttcttcttgctcCAGACCTACTTCCCTGCCACTCTCATGGTTATGCTGTCCTGGGTGTCCTTCTGGATTGATCGCCGAGCAGTTCCTGCCAGAGTCCCTTTAG GGATCACCACTGTGCTGACCATGTCCACGATCATCACGGGGGTGAACGCCTCCATGCCCCGTGTTTCCTACATCAAAGCAGTGGACATTTACCTGTGGGTCAGTTTTGTGTTCGTCTTCCTCTCAGTGCTGGAATACGCAGCAGTGAATTACCTGACCACTGTGCAAGAGCGGAAGGAGAGGAAACTCCGGGACAAG CTTCCCTGTACGTGCAGCCTACCTCAGCCCCGGCCCATGATGATGGACGGCAGCTACAACGACGGCGACGTGAGCGAGCTGGGGCACTACGTGTCCGAGAACGGCGACAAGCAAGACAGGATGATGGTGCAGCTGGCGCTGGGGTCCGAGAGGGGCTCGGGCAGGAGGAAAAACCAGAGATACGTCAGCATGCGGATTGACACTCATGCCATTGACAAGTACTCCAGGATAATATTCCCTGGTGCATACATTCTATTTAATTTGATATACTGGTCGATTTTTTCATAA
- the LOC121068070 gene encoding gamma-aminobutyric acid receptor subunit rho-1 isoform X2: MLTVHKMHFSIFLLLWGWVLSTECRVHRQGKEIHEAYKKGSRPQRQRREAHGEAHKQGSPILKRSPDITKSPLTKSEQLLRIDDHDFSMRPGFGGPAIPVGVDVQVESLDSISEVDMDFTMTLYLRHYWKDERLSFPSTNNQSMTFDGRLVKKIWVPDMFFVHSKRSFIHDTTTDNVMLRVQPDGKVLYSLRVTVTAMCNMDFSRFPLDTQTCSLEIESYAYTEDDLMLYWKNGNDSLKTDERISLSQFLIQEFHTTTKLAFYSSTGWYNRLYINFTLRRHIFFFLLQTYFPATLMVMLSWVSFWIDRRAVPARVPLGITTVLTMSTIITGVNASMPRVSYIKAVDIYLWVSFVFVFLSVLEYAAVNYLTTVQERKERKLRDKLPCTCSLPQPRPMMMDGSYNDGDVSELGHYVSENGDKQDRMMVQLALGSERGSGRRKNQRYVSMRIDTHAIDKYSRIIFPGAYILFNLIYWSIFS, from the exons CCGGCCCCAGCGGCAGAGACGGGAAGCCCATGGCGAGGCGCACAAGCAGGGCAG CCCAATCCTGAAACGAAGCCCTGACATCACCAAATCTCCACTGACGAAGTCAGAACAGCTGCTGAGAATAGATGACCATGACTTCAGCATGAGACCAGGTTTTGGAG gccCTGCAATTCCTGTTGGGGTGGATGTCCAAGTTGAAAGTCTGGACAGCATTTCTGAGGTGGATATG GACTTCACCATGACACTTTACCTGAGACACTACTGGAAAGACGAGAGGCTGTCCTTCCCCAGCACCAACAACCAAAGCATGACGTTTGACGGCCGGCTGGTGAAGAAGATCTGGGTCCCTGACATGTTCTTTGTGCACTCCAAGCGCTCCTTCATCCACGACACCACCACAGACAACGTCATGCTGCGAGTCCAGCCAGATGGGAAGGTACTTTATAGCCTCAG AGTTACAGTAACAGCAATGTGCAACATGGATTTTAGCCGCTTTCCCCTGGACACACAGACATGTTCCCTGGAGATTGAAAGCT ATGCCTACACCGAAGATGACCTCATGCTCTACTGGAAGAATGGGAATGATTCCCTAAAAACAGATGAGAGGATATCTCTGTCCCAGTTCCTGATCCAGGAGTTTCACACCACCACAAAGCTCGCCTTTTACAGCAGCACAG GATGGTACAATCGCCTCTACATCAACTTCACCTTGCGCCGGcacatcttcttcttcttgctcCAGACCTACTTCCCTGCCACTCTCATGGTTATGCTGTCCTGGGTGTCCTTCTGGATTGATCGCCGAGCAGTTCCTGCCAGAGTCCCTTTAG GGATCACCACTGTGCTGACCATGTCCACGATCATCACGGGGGTGAACGCCTCCATGCCCCGTGTTTCCTACATCAAAGCAGTGGACATTTACCTGTGGGTCAGTTTTGTGTTCGTCTTCCTCTCAGTGCTGGAATACGCAGCAGTGAATTACCTGACCACTGTGCAAGAGCGGAAGGAGAGGAAACTCCGGGACAAG CTTCCCTGTACGTGCAGCCTACCTCAGCCCCGGCCCATGATGATGGACGGCAGCTACAACGACGGCGACGTGAGCGAGCTGGGGCACTACGTGTCCGAGAACGGCGACAAGCAAGACAGGATGATGGTGCAGCTGGCGCTGGGGTCCGAGAGGGGCTCGGGCAGGAGGAAAAACCAGAGATACGTCAGCATGCGGATTGACACTCATGCCATTGACAAGTACTCCAGGATAATATTCCCTGGTGCATACATTCTATTTAATTTGATATACTGGTCGATTTTTTCATAA